A part of Rickettsia canadensis str. McKiel genomic DNA contains:
- a CDS encoding phosphoethanolamine transferase has protein sequence MLKIIQKHLDTKLIKLSAILAFIYCLLFNTAILIYKFAYYKATIFRGILELSKDFCYIYIFVFIAFFGLNVHRLVLKIGTGFLFITSAITSYYIYFFKINPTKQVIGSFFSTDLNEVYELTSIKLIIWIIFCLFTCFYTIKSFTAENSKSFVTKLLSATCVLIFVYNIITPSFKILKNYFPVQYLHNTYLNFAGNFGNKNYACIDISNQYDFRDNSDDDIIGVLVIGESARFDHFGINGYARDTTPYLKTVQNLISFKAKSSSNLTYISVPSLLSRYPASQIENSRQENSFLSILTNLGFNTTWIGTQTLMRSFANFDLSNIYNDVNFTIVPGGSALFSLNDHDEKILPFIKEIITNSEKQFLVVHTSGSHWNYNARYPKEFEYFTPTCPIKVKGDASDCDKLALVNSYDNSILYTDFFLSNLIDLLKNKNAFLLYVSDHGESLGEDGYYGHGGPLLTEQVTVPLIVWVSDDFKAKYPKSVSSIKNYANTEISHDYVFHSILDCLNIDSDIIDKDLSICKSS, from the coding sequence ATGCTAAAAATTATTCAAAAACATTTAGATACGAAATTAATTAAATTATCGGCAATTTTAGCCTTTATTTATTGTTTGTTATTTAATACCGCAATATTGATTTATAAATTTGCTTATTATAAAGCAACGATCTTTAGAGGGATATTAGAATTATCAAAAGATTTTTGTTATATTTATATATTTGTTTTTATAGCATTTTTTGGTCTTAACGTACATAGATTAGTGTTAAAAATCGGCACAGGATTTTTATTTATAACATCCGCTATTACTAGTTATTACATTTATTTTTTCAAAATAAATCCTACTAAACAAGTAATAGGTAGTTTTTTCTCAACTGATTTAAACGAAGTTTACGAATTAACCAGCATTAAGTTAATAATATGGATAATTTTTTGCCTTTTTACCTGTTTTTATACCATCAAATCTTTCACTGCCGAAAATTCTAAATCATTCGTAACAAAACTATTATCTGCCACTTGTGTACTGATTTTTGTATATAATATTATTACTCCTTCATTTAAGATACTAAAAAATTATTTTCCTGTTCAGTATTTACATAATACTTATCTTAATTTTGCCGGAAATTTTGGTAATAAAAATTATGCATGTATAGATATTAGCAATCAATATGATTTTAGAGATAACTCTGACGACGATATTATAGGCGTTTTAGTTATAGGAGAATCGGCAAGATTTGATCATTTCGGTATTAACGGTTATGCAAGAGATACGACTCCTTACTTAAAAACTGTTCAAAACCTAATTTCTTTTAAAGCTAAATCTTCTTCTAACCTTACCTATATTTCTGTACCATCGTTACTTTCACGTTATCCTGCAAGTCAAATTGAAAATAGTAGACAAGAGAACAGCTTTTTATCAATTTTAACAAACCTTGGCTTTAATACTACTTGGATCGGCACTCAAACTTTAATGAGGAGTTTTGCAAATTTTGATCTCAGTAATATCTACAATGACGTTAATTTTACTATAGTACCGGGTGGCTCTGCCCTATTCTCTCTAAATGATCATGATGAAAAAATATTGCCTTTTATAAAAGAAATAATAACAAATTCAGAAAAACAATTTTTAGTAGTTCACACCTCAGGAAGTCACTGGAACTATAATGCGAGATATCCTAAAGAATTTGAGTATTTTACCCCTACCTGTCCTATTAAGGTGAAGGGTGATGCGAGCGATTGCGATAAGCTTGCTTTAGTTAATAGCTATGATAACTCTATTTTATATACCGATTTTTTTTTATCTAATTTAATAGATCTACTTAAAAATAAAAATGCATTTTTATTATATGTATCGGATCACGGTGAATCACTAGGAGAAGACGGCTATTATGGACATGGAGGTCCGCTACTTACAGAACAAGTAACCGTACCACTTATAGTTTGGGTATCAGATGATTTTAAAGCAAAATATCCTAAATCAGTATCTTCAATTAAAAATTATGCTAATACCGAAATTAGCCATGATTATGTATTTCACTCAATCCTTGATTGTTTAAATATAGATTCCGACATAATAGATAAAGACTTAAGTATATGTAAATCTAGTTAA
- a CDS encoding dTDP-4-dehydrorhamnose reductase family protein, whose protein sequence is MKILILGVTGMLGNSIFRFLSCDKQFDVYGTVRDNSARSYFSQDLSDKLITNVVVENHDSFVKAFNKIKPDIVINCIGLVKQLVDVGDPLKALPINSLLPHRLAGLCDLVGSRLIHISTDCVFSGKKGNYKESDFPDCYDLYGRSKLLGEVDYPNAITLRTSIIGHELAGNRSLTNWFLSAEGSVKGFEKAIYSGFPTVELARIIRDFVLPNKELRGLYHVASKPINKLGLLKLVAEIYNKEIDIIPSDELVIDRSLDATRFNEVTGYTPPNWRELVKNMYAFG, encoded by the coding sequence ATGAAAATATTAATTCTAGGTGTTACCGGTATGCTAGGTAATAGCATATTTAGGTTTTTAAGCTGTGATAAACAATTTGACGTTTATGGTACAGTTCGAGATAATTCTGCTCGTTCTTATTTTTCTCAGGATTTATCTGATAAATTAATTACAAATGTAGTTGTTGAGAATCATGATTCTTTCGTTAAAGCATTTAATAAAATAAAACCTGATATAGTAATAAATTGTATAGGACTTGTAAAACAACTAGTAGATGTGGGTGATCCGTTAAAAGCATTGCCGATAAATAGTTTGTTACCGCATAGATTAGCTGGTTTATGCGACCTTGTAGGTAGCAGATTAATTCATATTAGTACGGATTGTGTATTTTCAGGAAAAAAAGGTAATTATAAGGAAAGTGATTTTCCTGATTGTTATGATCTCTACGGGCGTTCTAAGCTTCTTGGTGAGGTAGACTACCCTAATGCTATTACGCTACGTACTTCCATTATAGGTCATGAGCTAGCAGGAAATAGAAGTTTAACCAATTGGTTTTTAAGTGCAGAAGGTTCAGTAAAAGGTTTTGAGAAAGCTATTTATTCAGGATTTCCAACAGTAGAGCTTGCAAGAATAATAAGGGATTTTGTATTGCCTAATAAAGAGTTACGCGGACTTTATCATGTTGCATCAAAACCAATTAATAAATTAGGATTATTAAAATTAGTAGCGGAAATATATAATAAAGAAATCGATATTATTCCGTCAGATGAGCTTGTAATAGATCGCTCACTTGATGCTACTCGTTTTAATGAGGTGACGGGATATACTCCGCCTAATTGGCGTGAGCTTGTAAAAAATATGTATGCGTTTGGTTGA
- the ruvX gene encoding Holliday junction resolvase RuvX, with protein sequence MIIKNLQEFYRLLIPNTQLIAIDYGSKKLGIAMSNGERSIAMPLNTITVVNKTAVINSVLSIIAKYKICGVVIGLPIDMSGVVTQQTNIVMKFAEELAKYTNLPIYLQDERLTTKAANNFLKSFGVKRKDRNNNDDAVAASMILETVLDSIKRY encoded by the coding sequence ATGATCATAAAAAATCTTCAAGAATTTTATAGGCTTTTAATACCGAATACTCAGCTTATCGCTATTGATTACGGGAGTAAAAAACTTGGTATTGCTATGTCCAATGGGGAACGGAGTATTGCTATGCCTTTAAATACTATAACCGTGGTAAATAAAACCGCTGTTATTAATTCTGTGCTTAGTATAATTGCAAAATATAAAATTTGCGGTGTTGTAATAGGTCTGCCGATTGATATGAGCGGTGTAGTAACACAGCAAACAAATATAGTGATGAAATTTGCCGAAGAGTTAGCAAAGTATACAAATTTGCCTATATATTTACAAGATGAAAGACTAACTACAAAAGCAGCGAATAATTTCCTTAAGTCATTTGGAGTAAAAAGAAAAGACCGTAATAATAACGATGATGCAGTAGCAGCTAGTATGATACTGGAAACCGTGCTTGATTCGATTAAGAGGTATTAA